The following nucleotide sequence is from Thermanaerothrix sp..
CGGTTTCCAAGGCCCGTGAGGTCTCCCAAGAGCCTGGAGAAGCCCTCCAGGGCCCCTATGAGCTCCTCCCGGTTGGAAGGCGGCCTCTCACCCATGAAAGCCCCCTTTATGGAGCCGTAGCGCCTTAAGAGCTCCCCTACGCCGTTAAGGAACCGACAGGTGTCTTCGGGACTTGTGAACCGGTGGCACACCTGAGGCGCCACCCTCCCGGCCGTGAGGTGCTCGTAGGGGGAAGGCCCCAGGGGGGACATTATGGACCCTAGGGCCTTGAGTATCTGGGCCACCCGGCCGTAGGCGTAGGCGGAGCATATAAGAGCCGCCACCTCCGCGTCCCTTGGGTCCCCGTAAGATCGGACCACCTCCAGTGGGTCCGGGCTTATGAGCTCCGGCCGATGATATAGACGATACGTCTCCTCCAGGAAGGAGGCCAGCTCCTGCTTCACTTCAGCTGGTTGAAGACGAAGGTGGGGGCGTTCTTGGGGGACTTGCCCTTCTTTATGAGGTGGTAGTCCGAGTAGGTCAGGGGCTCCCCGGGGGACACCACCCGGGAGGATATGACCTCCCCGAAGAACATGCGGTGGGTGAAGATGTCGAAGGCCCCCACCACCCTGGCCTCCAGCACCGACAGGGCGTAGTCAAGCACCATGGGCACCCCGGTGGAGCCCAGCTCGTACTTGACGTTGCAGAACTTGTCTATGTCTCGGCCGCACTTGAAGCCGAACTGGCCTATGAATGTCATGGGGGCCTCGGAGGACAGCACCGATATGGAGAAAAGCCCCGACTCCCCTATGTACTCGGTGGTGAGGTTGGACTTGTGAAGGCACACCGCCACCCCACAGGGGTCTCCGGTTACCTGCATCGCCGCGTTGGCCACCTGGCCGTTGTAACGCCCCTCGGAGTTCAGGGAGGAGACTATGTACATGCCGTAGCTGAAGCTGAAAAGGGCCTTAGGGTCTATGTTCTTCTCCAAAGCAATACACCCCCCGCGCAAAACCCGGGGCCCCTTAAAAGGCCCCGGCCGTATTAAGAAACCACCGGCGGTCCGAAGCCGCTAGCTATTGCGAAGGAAACTTACCGCTGGGCAAGCTCCCGGTCCAGCAAGAGGATCCCATGGACGCTTCCCTTGAGCATCCTTATGCGGGCCAGCACCTCCTCCGCCGAGGCCTCCTCCTCCACCTGCTCGTTTATGAACCACTGGAGCATTATCTGGGACGGGTAGTCCTTCTCCTGCAACGCCAGCTCGTAGAGGCCGTTGATGAGGGAGGTCACCTTGCGCTCG
It contains:
- a CDS encoding flavin reductase family protein, whose translation is MEKNIDPKALFSFSYGMYIVSSLNSEGRYNGQVANAAMQVTGDPCGVAVCLHKSNLTTEYIGESGLFSISVLSSEAPMTFIGQFGFKCGRDIDKFCNVKYELGSTGVPMVLDYALSVLEARVVGAFDIFTHRMFFGEVISSRVVSPGEPLTYSDYHLIKKGKSPKNAPTFVFNQLK
- a CDS encoding TIGR02757 family protein — its product is MKQELASFLEETYRLYHRPELISPDPLEVVRSYGDPRDAEVAALICSAYAYGRVAQILKALGSIMSPLGPSPYEHLTAGRVAPQVCHRFTSPEDTCRFLNGVGELLRRYGSIKGAFMGERPPSNREELIGALEGFSRLLGDLTGLGNRFLLPLPSGGGACKRWFLMLRWLVRRDSVDLGLWSEIPASALLVPMDAHMFRFARSFGLVSRSSPDLKAAKELTDRLMEADPLDPVRFDFSITRRGILGPLD